The genomic stretch GGAAAGTTTCTGCGGCCAACCACGAATCTTTTCGTAAGTATTCAGAGATATCCCACTCGGATAGTCTCTCCCCACTCCATAGTCGAAATGATGTCTGAAACTGGCAGGCTACTCGTTGTCATCGATGACAGAAATTGCCCGTGTCGTGAAGAAGATCCGCATCGATCTTCAAGATCTTTCCTGCAGAAACGATGCAGCTCTTTGCAGCGAATGCACCAGAATACGTTGTGTACTTCATACGCATAGTTATACTTCGACATAAAGAACACCCGTTGCTACTAGGTACCGTTATGTTATGAGAGATCCGTTGACCGCcggttttctctctctttctcgcacTCTTTCCCCTGCCCGAAGAGCTCTGGTCTATTAATAAAAGCCAGCTCTCGCGACTAACCGTCGAACAGAATGGCGTGTGCTCGAAGAAAAACATAGACTAGTTTCGTAACAAGCGACTAGATGAGCAATGGAAAGGCATAACCTAACGTTTCGATTCATAGTCCATCTTTTTCCATCTACCACCACTATTCTATGTAAATCTATATACCATCAGGAATTCGTTAGGAGTCACTGAACTTTCCATGAGTCGAAAAAAATGGCGGTTTACAAGATACGATGATCCATCATAGTTAGGCACACGCCTCTACATGTATAAAAGAAGGCGGATGCATTTTTGGCCGCATTTAAAGCTGCTGTAAGACTATGCGCCATTGAATGACAGATATGTGTTTCTTAATAATAGAACATTAGAATGAAACGAAATTCTATAGCATATGCTACATTAATGCCAAATAAAAACGAGGTTCCTAAAACAGCAACTAACGAAAAGCAGAAGAaactataaaaaagaaatggcGGAAGCCAATAAATCTTGAGATGTTCACAATGTAGCACTGGGCAAGTCATACTTCGTTCTCTTAGGACACACTTTTACTGATGTTTCTAGTAAGTAAAAGTTTCATAAGACAAGACTACGATGTCTTCCCATTGAATGATTAACGGAAATGACTAAAGGACACTCACAAACTGGTCGGCGACCCCGCGGTAGAGATTTTGGTGAGCCGTGGACGGTGCAGTGGGCGACGAGGAGGAGGTCAGATTACTGGCAGTGTTCGCGGTTGTCCCCGAGAGGTGACCATCCGGTCTCCTAGACGTGGAAGGCACAGATGGGTCGTCTCCATAGGTACCGGACGGTCTTCCCGCCACGCCGTTTTGCAAGATGGGCGGCGTGCTGCCGCCTACGAACCCGGTCTGATCGATACCGTACGAAGTAGACGTTTTCCGTTGCTGCTCACTGTCCTCGAGACTCTCCGGATCTCCAGTGCGACCACCACGGAGGAAGGCAATCACGTCGATGGAGTTGACGACGTCCTTGATGCCGTGTATTACCTCACCACCGCTTCTAGCAGTCTCGTCCTCGATATCGATGTCCTGCTCCTCTTCCTTTGCCCCTTGGATATTCTTCCGAGCGTTGTTGTTAATCAGCAGCCCGCCGTTACTCGGATTAGTGGCTAGGTTAGTGAACAAGTTGAGCTTAACACCGATCAAACCAGCAACGCCAGCACCGCCACCGAGCACAGGCGACAAGAGGTTACGCTTAGCTGGTGAAACCTCGTCAATCCGATAGGCAGCACCgcgttgctgctgttgttgccgATGATGCCGGTTGTTCAGCTTGTTGTcttcgtcgtcctcgtcgtcatcgtccttgtcgtggtcgtcgtcagggtcgtggtcgtggtcgggGTCGTGATCGAGTTCGTGCTCGCGGTCGTTGTTGTTTATTATCCCATATTGACCGGAATCACAGGCGTCCCCACCGCCGCTGCTGATATTCCCATTACTGCTGTTGTTGTTATGCTGATCGTCATCGGTGTTATTGTCCTTGTCGTCGttatcgtcgtcatcgtcgtcgtcctcgtctAGGTCGCGGATCGTGCCGCGCTCGTCAATCGTTACCTCGCCTGGCGACGCGGCACTATCTGCGCGTGCATGCCCGCTGCTGAGCACCGTGCTGCTGGACAGTGGCCTTCTCTTTGACCTGGACCAAAGTGCGCCACCAACGGCGCAGGAAGACGACGAGGAGGACGAGGAGAGCGACGACTCAGGACGATGATCTCTGCCGGTACTACGTTCGATGGCTATATCACGATCGTCGCCACCGAACAATTCCGTCAACGAGGAACCGGCTGAATGATGCTTCCactgatgatgatgatgatgatgatgatgatgatgatgggcTCCACTAGTGCTGCTGGTGCTGCTCGTTTGACGGATATTCGGTATGTAACCGGACGGCGAGTACCTGATCAGATCTGCCGCTATTTCTAGCCTCGACTCCGGAATCCCTCTATCCCTGGATGAACTTCCGACAGAGATGttcgacgaggacgacgacgtAGACAAGCCGAATCTGCTGCCGCTGGTGCCGTTTGTCGTCACATTCGTGGCCGTGCCACCGCTGCTGCCCGTGCTGTTGTACGTCGACGACGAAACTGACCTGCAAACGTTCAGCCAATGTGAATATTGCGAACATCCTTTTTCATTCGTCTGGGCCCGCGTCCAAGGGCTACCCTCTCTTTCTCCAGATTACGCAATCATCAGCCAGCATACGCGAAACACGTTCGTAAACACACGCACGCGCAACCCACATATATAACTAAATGAATAAGCACTCCGCTTCTGTCTACGTTAGTAgtaattaataatgaaataaatcggAGGCTGCTGGATTTATCAAATTGTAAGTATAGACTTTTTTCGATTATCAAACCATTAACGATCTATTCCTTCTTAATCAGAACGTTTCCTTGAACACTTTGTCTAAacaaatttttagaatatactCCGTTCTACAAAATCGAGCAATCCTCTGAACTCCTATATAATCAAACAAGAAACTGTTTCAAATTGTTTCAAACCATAAAACTGTTTCAAAAGAAGGAGAACACGAAGCGGGGAAAGGTGCAACAGTATCAGAATAATTCTGCTTGATGAATAGAGAAAAGGAAGTTGGTAAGTACACGAGACGATCAGGTCGATGCCGCTGACCTACATGTTGATCAGATCCTCTTCGAGGTTTGGAGGTTACCAAATCAGACGCGTGACATCGTTCGTGGATTTGGACACAGCACCGGGAATACGCActagatatttaaaatatacacgCATTCTTGTGCGCGTTCGAGCACATGTGCGCTAAATATCTAGTTGTAGTTAAGGACGAGACGTCGGGAAGAAAGTAACTGTCTTCTCTTCCCGTCTCTCCACACACCATACCAGAAGACAATTCGAAGCGAGGTCAAGGCCTTTCGCTACATTTCCACCACGTCAATCGCGATCGATCGACCAGCACGAATgcattgtatgtatatatatttatatccacATGGCTGTTTATCGTGACAGTTATTCCCTACGGAGGTTAAACTTTGCTCTAGCTTCTCAACAGTTCATAGTGACGTACGGCGATGTAAAGTAAATCGACAGTTATTTGCTTGTACGTTTACAAAAATTTGCAAAGATATTAACCACCTATCAAACAAAATGTTGTATATTTAAGCACATCCTCCCTAGGTGGCAACAGATCATTTGAAAATAATGTCGAGTAATATCTTTTATCGTTACTAGTTGTCGTTACATAACTAACAGAaatgtgttcataaaaatcttTCACAGTACGTTGTCCAACTATTCCAAAATATTGTGATTCTGTTATGAATTTTGTATGTGAAAATGAATATGAATATTGAAAATGTTACGTATAAAAGTATTACGGGATAACCAGACATAGCTTCTATATCACTCCACTACTATCAAGCAgtttaattatatcaattagtcagcaggcaaaaCTCTGGTTATAGAGGGTCACATTCACTTCCACGAATTCTATAACCACTCCAAAATCAAAACTCAAGGCTACCGAGCAACCGCCTCCTCTATCATCTGTATATCATCCCATTGATATGCTTCCCAAAAATGGTGACCACAATGTGACTGGCAGATCTTATGATCTTTAATCACATGTTTAACGCCAAGTAAGCAAGAGGAGCTAGTTTTGTTGTCCAAAGGCCAGACAAAATATCTACCATCTTCCATCAATGGCAAGTGGATAGACAGGATTTCTGTGTATAACTAGTTCTTTGGCAGCCAGTGCAAGTCTATATGGCCCATTTACTATCGATCTCGAGGTTTGTCGTCGCCTCAACCATGCCATAGAAACGGGGACTCATACGTCGCGCCTTCCTAATTGAATCATTGTGACGCGAACAAAAGTAATTGGCGCATTGTAAAGGGTGTCGTTGGGATACCTGTTGCCGGCTGATGTATTTATAACGTGCGTCCCGTAGCCATTTTATGCACGTTGTCGCGTTCCCCGCGATAGAGAAACGCAATTGGCACGAGCGTGATTCATCGGCCGacaaaaaggaaggaaagatcGATGACAAGGGACTTCCGCCATGTGGTCTCTGACAACCATAGCTTCGAGCAACAACCGCGCCGCTATAGTTAACAACCTAACTGGTAACTATTGTTTAGCATTTCAGGAAATCCATTCCGAAAGTGGACGTTAGTTGTGCATCAAGCAATTACAGTTATTTGATCGAATGCTGACAAATGTGGGAGAAACCAGGAAGACACTGCACAGAATCGGTGGAAACTTATCAGGGCCTTGATCTCATAGCCAGTGACCCCGGCTGTTTTATATCCCTGTTCACGGAGATTGCTCACCTTGTGGGTGAGTTGCGAGACCGGCTGTACTCCGACATGTAACTCCTGCGGATGCTCGTGTTCGCCGACGAGTAGAAACTGTAGGGCCGATCGAGTATCAACTATTTAATTAACCTCCTTTTTCGCATTGTCAAGAAGCTCGGGATCGGCAGCACGCTAACCACGAGTTTAGTTctaatattaaacattatttataatatcgaaGTACGTGTAATACTTGATATAATCAGCTGCTTGCCCAAGGCCAACCGCGGTAAAGGAAAGCCTGAACGGTCCAAAGAAACAAAGTAATTGACAAGAAGTCAAGAGAAGCATGCATTCGACCAGTCAGTGGAGTATCGACGGAAGTAAAACGCCTCCCCTTAACCAATCTTCCTCTTTATCAACTTCTTTCAATcaatttctatcttttcagtgccaatatttcaaataCATCAACGGGCCAACCCCTTGCGGACGTAAGATATAATTAACGAAAAAAGTAGATAATGACCATAATTCTTATTATATATTGCCTTGCTAACTGACCAGATTCAGCCACGTGGCCAATCAGCAGGGTATTGCTATACTTCTAGAATactttaaacaatataaaaggTCTGGAGTTCTATTTGAAATGAGGGCAGCAAAGGGTTAGACTTGCTTGTTCCTAAGTTTCGATCTTTACAAACTGCACGTGATTGCCGATCCCTGGAATCCGTTAATGGAATCCCGAATAAGGGAACATGGAAGATGGAGAACGTgacgagagaggaaaaaagactCACCTGCCTGATGGGCAGTAGGATCGCCTGTACTCGGTTGTATAGTTTGAACGAAAGCCCGAGCTGCCTGATGTCGACGAGGACGAGTAGAAGTTCGTCGGTCGATCTAGGATCGACGACGAAGCAGTAGATCGGTAGGTGCTCAGCTTCGAGGTAGAGTTGCCGATAGAGGAACTGGTGTTGCCGCTGTTACCGCTGGAACATCGTCTGCTAGGAGAATGCGGCGCCATTGGACTGGTACTGTACGACACTGCTACGGCGCCCGCCTGGCCCCCACGGTGATACGACATTGCACCCGGGTCACCAGTCTcacaatctctctctctctcttttctctcttttcgacTTTCTTCTATAGAAACCTTTTCCTGAATTCCAACACAATTTAGGAGAGATTGGTCAGTGTATCGACTGGGATACtttctaaacaattttttattactagAGTGCTAATTGAATTCCGAGTATTCTGAGCGTGTGTTTAATTTTTGCAGGAAGAATTTAACCCTGTTAACTATTCCATTCTAATTCTGTTGTTTCTTCCTTATCGATTAATCTATACTTATTCATGTTTCAAGAGAATGTACGAAGCTCTTGATAAGTATGAATCCTGTGTAACCGACTTAAATGTAATCGTAAATCTAAGTAGTGTGCAAAAGTCTCCACACTACAATAACCAatggaaattttgtttcttatgaATTAACATAAAGATAGTTTTGACGTTATTTTAATTCTGTTCTTCCTCGAACCATTCTTAACAAATTTGTGAGCCATGAAAATCACAAATGaacat from Bombus terrestris chromosome 16, iyBomTerr1.2, whole genome shotgun sequence encodes the following:
- the LOC100649397 gene encoding serine-rich adhesin for platelets isoform X1, yielding MSYHRGGQAGAVAVSYSTSPMAPHSPSRRCSSGNSGNTSSSIGNSTSKLSTYRSTASSSILDRPTNFYSSSSTSGSSGFRSNYTTEYRRSYCPSGSFYSSANTSIRRSYMSEYSRSRNSPTRSVSSSTYNSTGSSGGTATNVTTNGTSGSRFGLSTSSSSSNISVGSSSRDRGIPESRLEIAADLIRYSPSGYIPNIRQTSSTSSTSGAHHHHHHHHHHHQWKHHSAGSSLTELFGGDDRDIAIERSTGRDHRPESSLSSSSSSSSCAVGGALWSRSKRRPLSSSTVLSSGHARADSAASPGEVTIDERGTIRDLDEDDDDDDDNDDKDNNTDDDQHNNNSSNGNISSGGGDACDSGQYGIINNNDREHELDHDPDHDHDPDDDHDKDDDDEDDEDNKLNNRHHRQQQQQRGAAYRIDEVSPAKRNLLSPVLGGGAGVAGLIGVKLNLFTNLATNPSNGGLLINNNARKNIQGAKEEEQDIDIEDETARSGGEVIHGIKDVVNSIDVIAFLRGGRTGDPESLEDSEQQRKTSTSYGIDQTGFVGGSTPPILQNGVAGRPSGTYGDDPSVPSTSRRPDGHLSGTTANTASNLTSSSSPTAPSTAHQNLYRGVADQFEGSPTNKSARNRLQAHRDERCGLNGLRNIGNTCFMNSVIQCLSNTRPLLEYLLNEQYLADINTSTSSMKGALIKAFSQVIHELWEVGGDLVVNTTALKSQIQRFAPRFMGYSQQDAQEFLRYLLEGLHEDVNRVTVKPQPIHTDIPEMYTDSQKAVESWKRYLRSEDSMIVDVFVGQLRSSLHCTSCDHVSVTLDPFWDLSLPIPARSGTVKLSQCLEHFTREEVLDGDEKPTCSKCQMRRKCTKSFSIQKFPKILVIHLKRFSPMERFRSKLNVMVDFPLTGLDLSAFAAPRVPGCTYNLYGVANHSGTTHSGHYTAYCKHPYSGEWHEYNDSRVSVVPARSVVSNEAYVLFYEQQPHSSHL
- the LOC100649397 gene encoding ubiquitin carboxyl-terminal hydrolase 4 isoform X3; this encodes MSYHRGGQAGAVAVSYSTSPMAPHSPSRRCSSGNSGNTSSSIGNSTSKLSTYRSTASSSILDRPTNFYSSSSTSGSSGFRSNYTTEYRRSYCPSGSFYSSANTSIRRSYMSEYSRSRNSPTRSVSSSTYNSTGSSGGTATNVTTNGTSGSRFGLSTSSSSSNISVGSSSRDRGIPESRLEIAADLISSGGGDACDSGQYGIINNNDREHELDHDPDHDHDPDDDHDKDDDDEDDEDNKLNNRHHRQQQQQRGAAYRIDEVSPAKRNLLSPVLGGGAGVAGLIGVKLNLFTNLATNPSNGGLLINNNARKNIQGAKEEEQDIDIEDETARSGGEVIHGIKDVVNSIDVIAFLRGGRTGDPESLEDSEQQRKTSTSYGIDQTGFVGGSTPPILQNGVAGRPSGTYGDDPSVPSTSRRPDGHLSGTTANTASNLTSSSSPTAPSTAHQNLYRGVADQFEGSPTNKSARNRLQAHRDERCGLNGLRNIGNTCFMNSVIQCLSNTRPLLEYLLNEQYLADINTSTSSMKGALIKAFSQVIHELWEVGGDLVVNTTALKSQIQRFAPRFMGYSQQDAQEFLRYLLEGLHEDVNRVTVKPQPIHTDIPEMYTDSQKAVESWKRYLRSEDSMIVDVFVGQLRSSLHCTSCDHVSVTLDPFWDLSLPIPARSGTVKLSQCLEHFTREEVLDGDEKPTCSKCQMRRKCTKSFSIQKFPKILVIHLKRFSPMERFRSKLNVMVDFPLTGLDLSAFAAPRVPGCTYNLYGVANHSGTTHSGHYTAYCKHPYSGEWHEYNDSRVSVVPARSVVSNEAYVLFYEQQPHSSHL
- the LOC100649397 gene encoding filaggrin isoform X2; the protein is MSYHRGGQAGAVAVSYSTSPMAPHSPSRRCSSGNSGNTSSSIGNSTSKLSTYRSTASSSILDRPTNFYSSSSTSGSSGFRSNYTTEYRRSYCPSGRSVSSSTYNSTGSSGGTATNVTTNGTSGSRFGLSTSSSSSNISVGSSSRDRGIPESRLEIAADLIRYSPSGYIPNIRQTSSTSSTSGAHHHHHHHHHHHQWKHHSAGSSLTELFGGDDRDIAIERSTGRDHRPESSLSSSSSSSSCAVGGALWSRSKRRPLSSSTVLSSGHARADSAASPGEVTIDERGTIRDLDEDDDDDDDNDDKDNNTDDDQHNNNSSNGNISSGGGDACDSGQYGIINNNDREHELDHDPDHDHDPDDDHDKDDDDEDDEDNKLNNRHHRQQQQQRGAAYRIDEVSPAKRNLLSPVLGGGAGVAGLIGVKLNLFTNLATNPSNGGLLINNNARKNIQGAKEEEQDIDIEDETARSGGEVIHGIKDVVNSIDVIAFLRGGRTGDPESLEDSEQQRKTSTSYGIDQTGFVGGSTPPILQNGVAGRPSGTYGDDPSVPSTSRRPDGHLSGTTANTASNLTSSSSPTAPSTAHQNLYRGVADQFEGSPTNKSARNRLQAHRDERCGLNGLRNIGNTCFMNSVIQCLSNTRPLLEYLLNEQYLADINTSTSSMKGALIKAFSQVIHELWEVGGDLVVNTTALKSQIQRFAPRFMGYSQQDAQEFLRYLLEGLHEDVNRVTVKPQPIHTDIPEMYTDSQKAVESWKRYLRSEDSMIVDVFVGQLRSSLHCTSCDHVSVTLDPFWDLSLPIPARSGTVKLSQCLEHFTREEVLDGDEKPTCSKCQMRRKCTKSFSIQKFPKILVIHLKRFSPMERFRSKLNVMVDFPLTGLDLSAFAAPRVPGCTYNLYGVANHSGTTHSGHYTAYCKHPYSGEWHEYNDSRVSVVPARSVVSNEAYVLFYEQQPHSSHL